The proteins below are encoded in one region of Labeo rohita strain BAU-BD-2019 chromosome 15, IGBB_LRoh.1.0, whole genome shotgun sequence:
- the LOC127176762 gene encoding olfactory receptor 51E1-like: MGNETYFYFMLFENLGCIKYAFFSLGFIFYCVVIYFNVLIILAVFLERTLHQPMYILISCLSINSVYGTAGFFPRLLTDLLYDTHRISYEACLIQSFVIYSYAAHELTILMLMAFDRLVAISKPLHYNHIITTRFLTLLIVIAWLYPMIFVGFGALLTTRLKMCGNKLFKVYCHNYEIVKLSCVYHNINNIYGLIVKITTIFIPLSFILFSYVKILRICQRSSQEFRSKAYQTCIPHIAILFNFSVAVFCDLTLSRFVNGEILIGLAVILSLEFIVIPPFVNPIVYGLNFPGIRKKIRHLIKVCR, translated from the coding sequence ATGGGAaatgaaacatatttttacttcatgttgtttgaaaatCTTGGGTgtataaaatatgcttttttcaGTTTAGGGTTCATTTTTTACTGTGTTGTCATATACTTTAATGTCCTTATTATTCTTGCTGTATTTCTGGAAAGGACATTGCACCAACCCATGTACATTTTGATTTCCTGTTTGTCCATCAACTCTGTATATGGTACAGCTGGCTTTTTCCCAAGGTTACTGACAGACCTGCTGTATGATACACACAGAATCTCCTATGAAGCTTGCCTCATACAGagttttgtcatttactcataCGCAGCTCATGAACTTACAATATTAATGCTAATGGCATTTGATAGGCTTGTGGCAATTAGTAAACCTTTGCATTACAATCACATAATTACCACACGTTTTCTAACTCTTTTAATAGTTATAGCATGGCTTTATCCAATGATTTTTGTTGGTTTTGGTGCTCTTTTGACTACCAGGCTGAAAATGTGCGGTAACAAATTGTTTAAGGTATACTGCCACAACTATGAAATTGTCAAACTATCTTGTGTCTaccataatattaataatatttatggcCTGATTGtaaaaattacaacaatttTTATCCCTTtgagttttatattattttcctATGTCAAAATTCTTAGAATTTGTCAAAGAAGCTCACAAGAGTTTAGGAGCAAAGCATATCAAACTTGTATTCCACACATAGCGATCCTTTTCAATTTCTCAGTTGCTGTTTTTTGCGATCTCACTTTGAGTCGGTTTGTGAATGGGGAAATTCTTATAGGGTTGGCTGTTATCCTTTCACTGGAATTTATTGTCATACCACCCTTTGTTAATCCTATTGTTTATGGTCTAAATTTTCCTGGTATCCGCAAAAAAATaagacatctaataaaagtCTGCAGATAG